The Maridesulfovibrio sp. genomic sequence TGATAGTCGTAGTCGAGCAGGGTTCCGTCCTCATCAATACCGGACACACCTATAATTCCGTAATCCACCTTGAACTGCTTGATGAATTCCACAGTGGCTTCCCCGGTGATTCCCTTATCGCGCTGGCGAACCATGCCGCCGGCTACGATCACTTCGCAGTCGTTGTTGCTCATGGTCTGAGCTACATTGAGGTTGTTGGTTATAATCCGCAGAGACTTGTGGTTGGCGAGAGCTTTGGCAACTTCTTCGGTGGTCGTTCCGATATTTATGAACATGGAAGCATGTTCGGGAATATGCTTGGCGACCATTTCTGCAATAAGCCGCTTTTCCTGATGCAGGATATTCCGGCGAGCGCTGTAGTCAACATTTTCTACGCTGGAAGCTCTGCCTGCTCCACCATGAAAACGTTGT encodes the following:
- a CDS encoding DeoR/GlpR family DNA-binding transcription regulator, whose protein sequence is MKFNLESLSKRQREIFNIVNERGFTPIESLAQHFEVTPQTIRRDINKLCKNNLLQRFHGGAGRASSVENVDYSARRNILHQEKRLIAEMVAKHIPEHASMFINIGTTTEEVAKALANHKSLRIITNNLNVAQTMSNNDCEVIVAGGMVRQRDKGITGEATVEFIKQFKVDYGIIGVSGIDEDGTLLDYDYHEVRVAREIINNARNIFLVTDHTKFNRNAMVRIADLGEIDAIFTDRRPPQVFCDLMKSKEVDLYVTEKNSEDEE